ACGCGCGCTCCGAGGAGTAGCCAAAGACCGCCTCGGGGCAAAAAGCCCTATACGCGCCGCGTCGATCCCCGCGTATGGTCATCTCGACGACGTCGGTGTGGGACGAGGTCGCCGACGGCATCGCGGCCGAGTCCGTGATCGAGTACGAGAAGGCGACGGTGTACGGCGACTACAAACAGGAACGGGTGTTACACCAGGGGAGGATCCGACTGCTCCCGAACGGGTGGATCGCGCTGCCGACCGGGCGGTTGCTGTCGCCCGAAGCGGTGCATCACATCGATCCGTAGCGGGGAGGGACGGCGATGAACGTAGGCTTCGCGCTCACGGGAGTCGTATTCGTACTCGTCGGGATCGACATCGGCAGGCGACCGGCGTATCACGCCGAGCGGTTCGGGAGATACAGTCTTGTCACCGGTGGAAGCGCCGGGTCGAACCGACTGACGCGCGCGCTCGGCGCGTTCCTCGCGATCGCGGGTATCGTTCTGTTCGTCGGTGGTGTGGCCGTCTGAGTCGGTCAGGAAAATATTGAATCCGGGTGACTCACGTAAGGGAGAACAACGTTCTCACGTGACGCGCGACGCTGTGCCGCAATCCTCTTGGGCCGAATCCACGGACTACGGATATGCCCTCCCTCCGTACAAAGTCCGTCGTCGTCCTCGCGTTGGTGCTGTTCTCGGCGATCACCGGCATCGGGCTCGTCGCCCCCGGCGAACCCGACCATCGCCTGGGTGGCGTCTCGATAGCGACCACGGAGAATCAGTCCGCGACCGTCCAGATCCAGGTGTTCTCCCGGAGCGGTGCGGTTCGCGTCGCGAACAGGACAGTGACCGTCCCGCCGGCCGAACACGATCTCACGGAGACCGAAAGCGGGGCGTACTCGGGATTCGTTTCGGCGGGGGAAGTCACCATAACGGAGGGGTGGATCGGCTCGGGGAACTACGTCGTTCGGGGGCGCTTGGCCGGAGCGGAAACGTGGTCCCGGGTCAGGCTCGGCCCGGTGGACCTCGAACAGTCCCCTCCGTGGTGGGTGACCGTACTGGACAGGTACGACGTGGCCGAGCGCGAGTGCTTCGGCGTCCGGGCGTGGATCTCGGAGTCGGCGGCGTCCGGCATCGAGCTCCGGGTGAGGTCGTGCGATAGTGTCGGCTAAGTCCGCCAGACGAACACACTCACCATTCGTGAAGGAGAGCTGTCAGCACCGACCGGCGTGCGTCGGCAAACGGGGGGAGTGCGTGCCGACCAATCCGGACTGTTAATTCATCGGAGCCCGTACCACTGCGATATGACCGTCACCGCGGAATTTTTCCTCCGGTCGCCGTCCCTCCCGCTCGTCAGTATCACGACCGAGCTCCAGCCGGACCAGGTCACCTGTACGCACGCGCTGTGCCTCCAGCCCGACGTCCAGACCTTCGTCGTCGAAATAGACGCCACAGACAAGGTCTCGGAGGCGGAACTCGAAGCGCTCGACGAGGTCACAGAGGTCACGTCGCTTGGGGAGTCGGACGACAAAGCCGTCTACGAGCTCGATATCGAGCTCGCGGAGACGCCGTTTGCGTCGCTCGACGACGGCCGCTCGGGGGTGGCGAAGATGAAGTCGACGGTCATAACCCCGGACGGCTGGCGCGAGACGAAGGTGTTCAAAGACCACGAGACGTTCACCGAATTCCGCACGACGATGGAGGAACACGGGATTTCGCTCGACCTCATCTCGATCACCTCCGAGGCCGCCGAGTCCGAGGACTTCCTCCGGGATGGGCTGACCGAACGCCAGCGCGAGGCCCTGTCGCTCGCCGTCTCGCGCGGCTACTACGAGAGCCCGCGGCAGGTCACAGCCGAGGAGCTCGCCGAGGAGTTAGACATCTCGCAGCCCTCCCTCTCGGCGCTCCTCCGCCGCGGCGAGCGCCAGCTCCTGACCGCCTCGCTCGACGCGCCGACTATATAAACGCCCTTTCCATATAGCATCAACGTCTCCCCCGTCGTGCGCCTCCCTTCAGGTGATGTCAGGCGACTTCGGTTCAGAACTGGATGGGAAGGTCGCGATTGTCACCGGCGCGTCCTCCGGGATCGGCGAGGCCACGGCGGAGGCCCTCGCGTCCCGCGGCGCGAGCGTCGTCGTCGCCGCACGGCGCGAAGACGAGCTAGAAGAACTTCAAGCCGGGATCGAATCCGAGGGCGGCGACGCGCTCGTCGTCCCGACCGACATTACGAACGACGACGACATCGACGCCCTCGTCGACGCGACGCTCGACGAGTACGGTCGCATCGACATTCTGGTGAACAACGCGGGCATTATGCCCCTCAGCCACATCGCGGACGTGGATCGAGACACCCTGCAAACGACGATCGACGTCAACCTCAGCGGGCTCGTGAAGCTCACTCACGCCGTCGTTCCGACGATGCTGGAACAGGAGAGCGGCCACGTCGTGAACCTCTCGTCGGTCGTCGGACGGTTCCTGATGGAGAACGCCTCGCACTACAACGCGACGAAGGCCGGGGTGAAGATGTTCGGCGACTCGCTCCGTCTGGACGTCGCCGCCGAGGGGATTCGCGTGGCCACGATCGAGCCGGGGTCGGTCGCTACGGAGCTGCCGGAGTCCATCGCCGACGAGGAGATCAAAGAGCAGATCGAGGAGCTCGGCGAGTCGATGCGCCCGCTCCAGCCGGACGACATCGCCCGGACGATCGCGTTCGTGGTCTCCCAGCCGCCCCACGTGGACATCAACGAGGTCCTCGTCCGCCCGACGGATCAGGTCCAGCCCTAATCCGCGCTGAGGTGACCACACGATGGACATACAGCGAGGCTGTTCGCAGCCCTCCACCGAAGGCCCCGAGGAGTACTTCACGGGGGACGTCCGGATCGATCCCCTGTTCGACACGCACGACCAGGCCCGCGCGGCGGGGGCGAGCGTCACCTTCGAGCCCGGCGCCCGCACCGCGTGGCACACCCACCCGCTGGGTCAGACCCTGATCGTGACGTCCGGCTGCGGGCTCGTTCAGAGCGAGGGCGAGTCGATCGAGCAGGTCCGCCCGGGAGACGTGGTCTGGTTCCCGCCGGGCGAAAAGCACTGGCACGGCGCGACGCCGGAGCAGGCGATGACCCACATCGCCATCCAAGAGGAAGAGGGAGGCGAGGTCGTCGAGTGGCTGGAACAGGTGACCGACGAACAGTATCGGCCGGAGTGACGGCCCTCGCGGCATCGGTCAGTCCGCCGTGAGACGCGGGGTGCCTCATAGTGATTACTCTCGTCTCTTACCGCCGAACGCCACGCCCGGTGACGGCCTTCGGCGGTAAACAGTGAGAGTAATCACTATCACAGCCGCGTTCGTCCCGTTCGATAGCACAGATCGAGTCCGTTGCGCAGCGCCGCACTTCGCGGCCTCGACGAAAAAGAGAATTCTCAGACGTACGTGAACCACTCGTCGTGCGCGTCGGTGCGGCGCTCGACGAGGTCGAAGAAGGCCTGCTGGAGTTCTTCGGTGACGGGCCCGCGCGTCCCGTCGCCGATCTCGACGTTGTTGACCTTCCGGATCGGCGTCACCTCCGCGGCGGTGCCGGAGAAGAACAGCTCGTCGGCGGTGTTGAGTTCGCCGCGGGAGATCGTGGCCTGGTCGTGGACGGTGTAGCCGCGCTCGCGGGCGAGTTCGATCACCGTGTTCCGGGTGATGCCGTCGAGGATGCTCTGAGAGAGGCCGGGCGTGTAGATCTCGCCGTCGCGGACGAGGAAGATGTTCTCGCCGGGGCCCTCCGCGACGTTGCCCTCCTTGTTGAGGACGATCGCCTCGGTGAAGCCGTTGCGGCGGGCCTCCTCGCCGGCGAGCATCGAGTTGACGTAGAGGCCGGTCGTCTTCGCGTTCGTCGGGATCTGGCTGGAGGCGTGCTTGCGCCACGAGGAGATCATCACCTCGACGCCCTTCTCCAGGGCCTCCTCCCCGAGGTAGGCGCCCCAGGGCCAGGCGGCGATGGCGACGTTCACGGGGTTGTCCTTGGGGCTGACGCCGAGCGAGCCGTATCCATAAAACGCGACCGGGCGGATGTAACAGGACTCCAGTTCCTCCCGGCGGATGAGCTCCAGGGTCGCCTGGGTGAGCTCGTCGCGGGAGTACGGAATCTCCATATCGTAGGGCTTGGTCGACTCGTAGAAGCGATCGAGGTGTTCCTCCCAGCGGAAGATCGCCGGGCCGTTCTCCGTGTCGTAACACCGGACGCCCTCGAAGACGCCCGTGCCGTAGTGGAGGCCGTGCGCGAGAACGTGGACCGTCGCGTCGTCCCAGTCGACGAACGAACCGTCCTGCCAGATCGTATTTAGGAAATCCGTGTCCTCCTGCATTTCCTTGAATCCCATATATCGACCCTCTCACCCTACCCAAATAAAAAAAGCGGGGTTGATCCAATCATCCGAATAGATGTTATTCGCACTGTATGAGGATGCAGTTTTTATCTTGTCTGTTGATCAGTCTTGGCCGGTCGATGGACGATGCTTTGATATGGAGACAAAGAGGAATTGCAGTAACTCCCTTCTATGAGCATACAGGAATCTGCGGACATTGACCGGGGTGCTATTGAGGATTTAGTTGACGAGTATCAGTCCCGTCCCCGGAACGAGCGAATGGATATGAAAGAGGCGGGGGTACGACAGCAATTCATTAACCCACTTCTCCGTGCGCTCGGATGGGACACCACCAAGGATCAAGTCAAACCCGAACAGAGAACGCTGGTCGGAGACGTTGACTATGCTCTCAGTCTCAATGGGCGCGAGCAATTCTTCATAGAAGCAAAATCATTCTCAGAGGATCTTGATGGGACACGTCGGTTGAGTAGCGGCGAAAAGCAATCCTACGTCGAACAGGCCATTGACTATGCGTGGCACCAAGGGTGCGATTGGGCCATTCTCACCAACTTTGCCGAACTTCGCCTGTACTTCACTCACGTCAATAAGGATAATCTCGAAAAGGGTCGAATATTCACTCTGACAGTTGACGACTATACCACAGAAGAGGGGTTGGAACAACTCTCTCAACTCTCAAAACAGGCAGTTGCCGATGGATCTCTTGAGAGATTAGAACGGGCGCGAGAGCGAGATTCAGTCACAGTTGAGATTCTAAATGTACTATCGGAGGCGAGAACGCGCCTTACCCGAGACGTTCACGAATCACACCCTGAGCTATCACTTGACGAGCTTCGGGATGGGGTTCAACGAATCTTAGACCGCCTTGTCGTAATGCGTGTGGCGGAAGATCGTGGAGTAATCCCGGCGGACACTCTACTAAGTACGGCTGAATTGTGGGAACAGAAGACGATCAACCCGGACGTGCGGACACTGGTACGTGATCTGAAAAACGCCTTCCGGGATTTCGATTCCGTCTACAACTCGGAGCTATTCGCGGAACATCCGTGCGAAGACTACGATATTTCAAACGACGTTCTACTCGATATTATCGACTCTCTCTACGACTACAACTTCTCATACATCGACGCCGACGTGTTGGGCCGTATCTATGAAGACTATCTCGGACACGCAATAGAGGACAAATCTGAGGACTTAGAATTAGTAGAACATCAAGACGAACGCCGAGAAGAAGGTATCTACTACACCCCCGTTCCCGTCGTAGAGTACATCGTTGATAGCACGTTGGGTGAGCGGATTGAGGGTATAATGAACAACGTGCGGGAGGAGTTGGACCAAGACGATCCTGATTTTGAGTCCGCCCGCGCAGAATTTGACAAGATCGAGGAGATCACCGTCTTAGACGTGACCTGTGGGAGCGGGAGTTTCCTCATCAAAGCATTTGACTTGCTCGTTGACGCCTATGAGGAGTACCAGGAGTTAGCTAAATCTGCGAACAAATCCGCGAACGGAGGGATGAATGTTCTATCCTATTCTGAAGATCAGACGATCCCGAATGACTACAAGCAAGATATTCTCCGGAACAACATCTACGGCGTCGATTTGGATTACCAGGCGACGGAGATTGCGACAGTCAATCTACTCTTGAAGGCATTGGAAAAGGGCGAAAAGCTCCCGTCGATCCTTGAAGACAACATTCGGCCCGGAAACAGCCTGCTGAATGGTTCTCCCGAGGAGGTTGCGGAGGTTCTCGACGTTTCCGTTGAAGAGGCGGAAGAGATGGGAGCGATGGAGTGGGAGGAGGAGTTTGAAGACATTTTTGAGGAGTACGGCGGATTCGACGTGATTGTTGGGAATCCTCCGTGGGGTGCTGAGTTGGAAGCTTACGAGGAATGGTTAGAAAGCGACCACGGATACGAATTGGCAACCGGGCAGTACGACTCGTATGAGCTGTTCTTAGAGTTGGGTGGAGACTTGTTGAGAGAAGGTGGGACGCTTGGATTCATCATTCCGGACAGTATATTCAATGAGGATTCGGTTCCACTTCGCAGTTGGTTAGCAGAAGATCATCAATTAGATCGTGTTCACAAGTTAGGAGAGGGTCTTTTTGATAACGTATTCGCGGCTACAGCG
This is a stretch of genomic DNA from Halobellus sp. MBLA0158. It encodes these proteins:
- a CDS encoding helix-turn-helix domain-containing protein — translated: MTVTAEFFLRSPSLPLVSITTELQPDQVTCTHALCLQPDVQTFVVEIDATDKVSEAELEALDEVTEVTSLGESDDKAVYELDIELAETPFASLDDGRSGVAKMKSTVITPDGWRETKVFKDHETFTEFRTTMEEHGISLDLISITSEAAESEDFLRDGLTERQREALSLAVSRGYYESPRQVTAEELAEELDISQPSLSALLRRGERQLLTASLDAPTI
- a CDS encoding SDR family oxidoreductase, which gives rise to MSGDFGSELDGKVAIVTGASSGIGEATAEALASRGASVVVAARREDELEELQAGIESEGGDALVVPTDITNDDDIDALVDATLDEYGRIDILVNNAGIMPLSHIADVDRDTLQTTIDVNLSGLVKLTHAVVPTMLEQESGHVVNLSSVVGRFLMENASHYNATKAGVKMFGDSLRLDVAAEGIRVATIEPGSVATELPESIADEEIKEQIEELGESMRPLQPDDIARTIAFVVSQPPHVDINEVLVRPTDQVQP
- a CDS encoding (R)-mandelonitrile lyase, with protein sequence MDIQRGCSQPSTEGPEEYFTGDVRIDPLFDTHDQARAAGASVTFEPGARTAWHTHPLGQTLIVTSGCGLVQSEGESIEQVRPGDVVWFPPGEKHWHGATPEQAMTHIAIQEEEGGEVVEWLEQVTDEQYRPE
- a CDS encoding branched-chain amino acid transaminase — its product is MGFKEMQEDTDFLNTIWQDGSFVDWDDATVHVLAHGLHYGTGVFEGVRCYDTENGPAIFRWEEHLDRFYESTKPYDMEIPYSRDELTQATLELIRREELESCYIRPVAFYGYGSLGVSPKDNPVNVAIAAWPWGAYLGEEALEKGVEVMISSWRKHASSQIPTNAKTTGLYVNSMLAGEEARRNGFTEAIVLNKEGNVAEGPGENIFLVRDGEIYTPGLSQSILDGITRNTVIELARERGYTVHDQATISRGELNTADELFFSGTAAEVTPIRKVNNVEIGDGTRGPVTEELQQAFFDLVERRTDAHDEWFTYV
- a CDS encoding Eco57I restriction-modification methylase domain-containing protein encodes the protein MSIQESADIDRGAIEDLVDEYQSRPRNERMDMKEAGVRQQFINPLLRALGWDTTKDQVKPEQRTLVGDVDYALSLNGREQFFIEAKSFSEDLDGTRRLSSGEKQSYVEQAIDYAWHQGCDWAILTNFAELRLYFTHVNKDNLEKGRIFTLTVDDYTTEEGLEQLSQLSKQAVADGSLERLERARERDSVTVEILNVLSEARTRLTRDVHESHPELSLDELRDGVQRILDRLVVMRVAEDRGVIPADTLLSTAELWEQKTINPDVRTLVRDLKNAFRDFDSVYNSELFAEHPCEDYDISNDVLLDIIDSLYDYNFSYIDADVLGRIYEDYLGHAIEDKSEDLELVEHQDERREEGIYYTPVPVVEYIVDSTLGERIEGIMNNVREELDQDDPDFESARAEFDKIEEITVLDVTCGSGSFLIKAFDLLVDAYEEYQELAKSANKSANGGMNVLSYSEDQTIPNDYKQDILRNNIYGVDLDYQATEIATVNLLLKALEKGEKLPSILEDNIRPGNSLLNGSPEEVAEVLDVSVEEAEEMGAMEWEEEFEDIFEEYGGFDVIVGNPPWGAELEAYEEWLESDHGYELATGQYDSYELFLELGGDLLREGGTLGFIIPDSIFNEDSVPLRSWLAEDHQLDRVHKLGEGLFDNVFAATAIVQYTNQQPRDDQEIEVSILQKEDRKKIIGAGGGALKSIIEDKKHITKQSRFTENEDYVFDIWAGVEDHQILDAMEADTVDWSEVVDNGRGDETGKEGEILKCPYCMEWSPFPQNRAESKGGGYYPKVCDHCGEEFEFEDAISTRRIVKQEPTEECDTPIYFGEHVNRYRTSDNAYIDKDVEGVGLKDDWRFEPPKLLIREAGVGFYATVDYTDARCLKSVMSFRPKEDREEPFEKYDLEYFLGFLNTRAMLYYYAKVKGIVEWQSFPRHPQSFIMSLPIPEIDFDDPDEREDYEEFVELVRKATSDDQQIDEELDWEIERAALDLYGIPDENRPRIWNELKKLQRLRIVRELFPDAGSE